GACCGACGTTTGATGAGTCGCGCTCTTAAGAGACCGCTTCCTACGGGAAGCGGTCTCTTTTTTATGTGGGCTGTCAGCGTGTCCGCGGCACGGTGCAGATAGAGAAAACAAAAATTTGAAAGGAAGTGCGTCTTATGTCAGCGCTCAGCGCCATGGCGATTATCGGGATCATTTACGCGGCGGGAGACTACGTCTCCCACAAGACCCGGGCGGTCTGTTCCATGATCTTCGTGTCCGGGATTATTTTCATGGTCGGGTTCTGGGTGGGCCTTCCAAAAACGCTGTTTCAGGACTCCCAGCTGATCCCTGTGGCCATGGCGTTCATCTCCGTCCTGATGGTTCACATGGGCAGCCTGATGAACCTGAAGGAGCTGGTCGCCCAGTGGAAGACGGTGATTATCGCGCTGGCGGCCATCTGCGCGGCTGCCGTGGCCCTGTACTTCTTGGCGGCTCCGATCATCGGCCGGGAATACGCCCTGGCTGCCGCCGGCCCGGTATCGGGCGGCGTCGTGGCGACCCTCATCATGAGCGAGGCGGCCAAGGCGAAGGGCCTTGAGGTGATCAGCGTGTTCCTCACCATGCTTCTGGTGCTTCAAAATTTCGTCGGCATTCCGATCGCGTCCTGGTGCTTGATTCGGGAGGCCCGCCGGCTCAAGGCGTCCGGCGCCATGCCGGTTGAGGAGACGAGCGAGGCCGCCGCGGTCCGTCGACTCGTGCCGCCCTTGCCCAAGCCGCTTCAGACGCCCAATATCCTGATGGCAATTACGTTCTCCGTCGCGTGGGCTGCCGTGAAGCTGGCCGGACTGACCGGCGGGGTCGTGCACCCGTTCGTGATGGCGCTTTTGGCCGGGATCCTGTGCCGCGAGCTGGGCATCGTGGAGCCGAAGGTGATGGACCGGGCGAACGCTGGCGGGCTGCTCCTGTTCGTCATCATGGTCCCGATCTTCATGAGCCTTGACAAGGCCACGCCGGCGATGGTGGCGCACCTCATCGTCCCGATCGTCGTGGCGTTTGCCGCCGCCGTGGCCGGCATCGTGGCCATCTCATGGCCGATGAGCCGGCTGACGGGCCAGTCGATGGCGCTGACCGTGGCGCTCGGCGTGCCGTGTCTGTTCGGCTTCCCGGCCACGTACATCGTGGCTCACGAGGTGGCCAGCGAAGAGGGAAAGACCGAGGAAGAAAAGGCGATGATCCTGTCCGCTCTGTTGCCCAAAATGCTCATCTCGGGCTTCGTGTCGGTCACGATTGCGTCGGTTATCTTGGCGGGATTCCTCGTTCGGTTCATGTAAGGAGGCGGCGGAATGATCAGTCAGAACGTCATCGACAAGGCGGCGGTCAGCGCAAAGGAGCTGTTCTGTCATTTGCACCGTCACCCTGAGCTGTCGTGGGGGGAGGTCGAGACAACCGACAGGCTGTGCGCTCAGATGAACGCCTTGGGGATTCGGATTCTCCGTCGGGGCGTCGGCAAGGCTGGTACAGGGCTGATTGCTCAGATTGACGGGGAGCGTCCCGGCCCGGTGGTGGCCCTGCGGGCCGATATCGACGCTCTGCCGGTGAGGGAAAACTCCGGCGTCCCGTACCCGTCCGAGCGGGACGGCGTCATGCACGCCTGCGGCCACGACGCTCACACGTCAATCCTGACCGGCGCCGCGGCGGTTCTTCAAAGCATGAGGCATGACCTGACCGGCAGCGTCCGGCTGATTTTCCAGCCGGCGGAGGAGTCGGGATACGAGTCGGGCGCGGTCCCGATGATCCAGGCCGGCGCGCTGGACGGCGTGAGCGCGATCTTCGGGCTTCACGTCTGGGCGCTCCTGCCGATGGGGACGATCGGCTGGCGGAGCGGCGCGATCATGGCGTCGGCCGATATCTGGGAGGTCACGGTCACGGGCAAGGGCGGCCACGGCAGCGAGCCGCAGACGGCAATTGACCCGACTGTGGCAGCCGGCGCGATGATCGGCGCGCTTCAGTCCATCGTGAGCCGGGAGATTGACCCACGGGAAGCGGCGGTCGTGAGCATCGGCCGTCTGAACGGCGGCACGGCGATCAATATTATCCCGCAGGACTGCTTCATGGCCGGCAACGTGAGGACCACGACCCGGGAGCTGCGGGAAGCGATGGAAGAGAAGTTCCGCCGGATCTTGAACGGCTTAGCGGAAGCGTACCGCTGCAAGGTTCAGCTGAAGTGGACGCCGATTTACCCTGTGACGGTCAACGACCCGGACGCCTGCCGGTTCTTCGTCTCCTGCCTGACCGACGCCGGGCTGGGCGATCGCTTGAGTGAGACGCCGATTATCCTCGGCTCGGAGGACTTCAGCTACTACGGCCAAAAGATCCCGGCCAACTTCTGCTTCTTGGGCATGGGGACGAAGCACCCGCACCACAGCCCCGAATTTCGGGTCGATCCGGAGGTCATTCCGCTGGGGATCCGCGTCATGGCTGAGCTGGGGCTCGGTTGGGGCCGGAAGAACTGACGGGAGCTGACGGGGAGAAGTTATTCACATCGGGCTGGAAAATGGGTCCCGCAGCCAAGCGTTTTACCGAGGAACGAGGAGAAATATCCACAGCAAAGGCACGTTATCCACAAGATTTCTGTGGATAACGTGCCTTCTGTCAGGTCCTTCGCGGGTTTCTTAGGCCGGCGGGAATTACCCTTTAATCCAGCTTCCGGGACCGCGGTGAACCCGCGACTCGTCGGCGCCGGTCCGGGCTTTCCCGGCCGCGCAGCGCCCTAAAACGGCTACCGCCAGCACTCGGACGCCGTCGGGGAGCCGGAGAATCGGCGTTATTCGCTCTTCCCGGGGCGACCGGTTGGCAACCTGAAGCCAGACGCCCTCAAGCCCGAGCGCGCGGGCCGCCAGAAGCAGGTTCTGCATGGCCGCCGCGCCGTCTTCCATCCACGTGCCGTCCCGGAACCCGGATCGGCTCTCGTAGTCCGGCACGTCGACGCAGACCGCCACGGCCAAAGAGGCGTCGGCCACGGCAATTCCCGGGCCGTAGGCCTCCTGAAGGGCCGTTAGGGTCGGTTTGTCCTCCACCGTGACGAAATGACAGCTTTTCAGGTTCTTCGCGCTGGGGGCCGCGCAGCCGCAGGCAAGAAGGGTCTGAATCTCCTCTTCCGAGACGGGAGCCCCGTCAAAGGCTCGGCAGCTCCGCCGACCTAAAATCGCGCTGATAACGTCCTTTTCGTGAAGTTCCATGGCACGCCTCCTCTGGTTCCTTTGGGATAGTGCCAGCATAAAGGACGGTTTGGCCGCCGTCAACGGGCCGCCCCTCGGCGAAAGTCAATGAACAATATCGAAAACTATCAACGGCGGCTTGGACGCTCAGGGCCGGTTCATCGCCCGAGCCGTGATATATTGAACGTATCGGCTTCGCCCCGACGGCGGAGAATTAGGAGGGGACGGGCGTGTCTTCGTTGAACCTGTCGTATTGCTTGATGGCGGCGCTGATATGGGCTTCGTCTCCGCTGGTGTTCCGGGCGTGTCAGTCCCGGCTGCCGTCTTTGGCCATGGTGGCCCTTCGGGGCGCGGGATTTGTGCTCTTCGGCGTCGTCTCGGCCCTGTTGACCGATTCCCCGCTCCTTCTGTCGCGGTGGGAGCTGTGGTTCTCCGTGGCCGTCACGATTCTCAGCATGGGCGGCGGCGAGTGGCTCTACGTGGTGGCCGTTCGGGATTTAGGCCCCGGGCTGGCGGCTGCGGTGTCCTCCACCTATCCGATATTCGCCGGTCTGGCGGCGTTCCTCTTCATGGGCGAGCGGGTCACGGTCGGGACGGCCGTCGGCACGGCCCTAGTGATCGCCGGGCTGTGGTTCTTGAGAACTCAGGGAGCCGTCGGTTTTTCTCGCCGCGGGTTCATCTGCGCCCTGACCTGTGCTGCCATGTCCGGAGTGAGCTTGGCGACCAGCCGGCTGGCCATGGCGACGGGGGTGATCACATCAACGGCCCTGATCTTCTGGAAGTCGCTGGTAGTCGGAGCGGTGACGACGTCGCTGTGGCTGGTTTTAGGGCGCCGGCAGGCTCGGACCGGCCAGGCTAGGCCGATGGACGTCCTCCTGCTCGTGACGTCCGGCGTCTGCTCGCTGGGGCTGGGCAATTATCTGGTCAACCTGGCGATGAGGACCGTTTCGGCCGCCGTCGCGTCGGCTCTGGGAGCCACCACGCCCCTGTGGGCCGTCCTGTTGGCCCGCCTGCTGTTCGGCGACCGACTGAGCGTCAGGCAGTGGGTCGGAGTCGTCGGCGTGCTGGTCGGAACGGTTGTGGTCGACCTGTTTTAACGGTTCAGGCAGACTAAAATAAAGCGCCTTCGCCCAGCGGGCGAAGGCGCTTTATTGTCCGAAGAGCCGAGCGGTCGGAACAAAACCGGCCGAGAGGGGCTACGAATCGGCGGAGCCGTCCTTTGACTTTTGGTAGACGCCCCAGACCCACCAAGCGAAGAAGCACAGCAAAAGAACCAGAACGATTGTCCGCACCAGACGGCTCGTCGCCAGCTTGATCACGACGGAGCAGATAAAGTATATGACTAGGACTGTGATGACGACGGCAGCGGCGGCGTAAAGCCACGTCGAGACGTTTGGCTGCTGATTTGGGGAAGTTTTTTCGGGGTCTCCTGCTTTATTGGCCATGTGTTTTATGTCTCCTTTGGCATCGCGTTCAGGCGGAAAAGCTTTTCAGGCCAGAGAGAGCGCCGCCCTGCGGTGCTTTTTTTATCTTACCACACTCAGGCCTCAGCCCGGCAGTTTCACCCAGATTGACAGGGCCCCCCGCGGCTGGCATGATGAAACCCGTCGGGCGGCCGTGCCGCCCGGGGAGGCGAGACGTATGGAGGATAGCAAAAAGAAGATCGCGCCGGCGTTTGACCGGCGAAGCGACGTGCCGCAGGAATTTTGTTGGCGGCTGGAAGACCTGTTTGCGGCTCCGGCCGACTGGGAAAAAGCGGCCGCCCGGGTCGAAGAGCTTTCAAAAGAGCTGGCGGCCCGGCGTGGCCGGGTGATGGAGTCGTCCCGATCGCTGCTTGAGACGCTGAAGCTGGAAGAGGAAATGGACGGCCTGCTGGCCCGGGTGTACCAGTACGCTCATTGCCGCAGCCACGAGGACATGTCGGACCCGAAAGGGAAGGACCTGTCCCAGAAGGCGACCGCGTTGGCTGTCCGGGCCGCCGAGGCCACTTCGTTCCTCGAACCCGAGATGCTGGCCGCTCCTAGAGAGCAGGTCGAACGGTGGCTGGACGAGCCCGAGCTGTCGGTCTATCGGCTGTCGTTCCTCCGGCTCTGGCGGGCGGAAAGCCACGTCCTGCCGTCCGAGCAGGAGGCCATTCTGGCGGCGATGGGCGAGGTGGCCGGCGGCCCGGAAGAAATTTTTTCCCAGCTGACCGACGCGGACTTGACGTTCCCTTCGGTTCAGGACGAGGAAGGCCGGACGGCCGCGCTCACCCAAGAAAGCTACGGCCGGTACATTCAGTCGCCGTCGCGGTCCGTCCGCCAGGCGGCGTTCACCGGCCTGCACGGCACCTTCGCCAAGTACGGCAACGCCTTGGCGGCGGCTTACGGGTCTCACGTCAAGTCCGATCGGGTCTTTGCCCGGCTCCGGCGGTACAAAAGCCCGCTGGAAGCGGCGCTGTTCGACTCAGAAGTCCCGGTGACGGTCTACCGGGGACTGATTGACGCGGTTCATCGCGGCCTGCCGGCGCTCGCCGGGTACGTGAGCCTGAAAAAGCGCCTGCTGGGCGTCGAGCCGATTCGGATGTGGGACCTGTACGCGCCGGTCGAGGGGACGCTCGCCAGAGAGTGGAGCTTCGATCAGGCGGTCAGCCTCGTCGAAGAGGCTCTGGCGCCCCTTGGGCCCGAGTACGGCGCGGCGCTGCACACCGCCCTGACCGACCGGTGGATCGACCGGTACGAGAACAAGGGTAAGCGAAGCGGCGCGTACAGCTGGGGCAGCTGGGGCTGCCACCCGTTCATGCTGCTCAACTACGGCGGAACTTTCCGGGACGTGAGCACCTTGGCCCACGAGGCGGGCCACTCGATGCACAGCTGGTTCTCCCACAAAAGTCAGCCGCAGGTCTACTCCGATTACGTCATCTTCGTGGCCGAAGTGGCCAGCACGGTCAACGAGACGCTGCTGTGCGAGCACATGCTGGCTCGCACGTCCGACCCGTCCGAGCAGGTCTTCCTGCTGTCCAACCAGCTGGAAGCCATGCGCCAGACGATCTACCGTCAAGCGCTGTTCGCCGAGTTCGAGGAGCGGGCCCACGACGCCGACGCGGCCGGTCAGGCCCTCACGCCCGAACTGCTGGGCTCAATCTGGACGGAACTGAACACGGCCTACTACGGCGCGGAAGTCGGGAGCACCGAGGGCCTGTCGGTCGAGTGGAGCCGTATCCCTCATTTTTACGGCAGCTTCTACGTGTACCAGTACGCCACAGGCATGGCCGCCGCCGTCGCCTTGGCTGATCGGATCCTTCACGACCCTCATGGGGCGGAAGACTACTTCACCCTACTTCGCGGCGGCTGCAGCGCCGACCCGGTAACGCTTCTCCGCCGCGCCGGCGTGGACATGGAGCGGGACGCGGTCGACCGCGCTCTGGCCGTCTTCGCCGAAAAGACGGACCAGCTGGCCCGGCTGACGGACCGGTAATCAATATAAAAAGGCCGAACCGCAGGACGCGGTTCGGCCTTTTTTTGCAGCGCCTTAGATGCCCCGGTAGAGGATGAACGCCAGCACGAAGGGCAGGACGTACATCCAAGGCTGAAGGATGCTCGGCACCCGGGCGAACGTCTTCGCGCCCTGGTTGGCTTCCAGCTGGTATTCGCGGAACTTCCAGACGAACGCCACGTACAGGGAGATCAGCAGCGCGTCAACCGGCATCATGATGTCGCCGGACAGCCAGTCGGCGAAGTCGAAAATGATCTTGCCGTGCAGCTTCACGCCGCCCCAGACGCTCTGGGAGAGGATCGACGGGATCGACAGGACGAAGATGATCGCCAAAACGATCCAGGTCATCTTCTTGCGGTCCACGTGGAAATACTCGGCAAAGCTCGCCACAGGGGCCTCAAGGTAGCCGATCGCCGAGGTAAAGCCGGCGACGGCGACGAGGAAGAAGAACAGGGCGCCCCACAGGGTGCCGCCGGCCATCTGGCCGAAGATCACCGGCATGGTTTCCATCAGAAGGCTCGGGCCGCTGCCCACGTCCATGCCGTAGCAGAAGAGGGCGGGGAAAATGACGACGCCGGCCAGAAGGGCGAAGCCGGTATCCAAGGTGATGATCATAATGCTGTCCTGCGGAATATCGCTGTCGTCGTGCAGGTACGATCCGTAGACGATGGCCGTGGCAATGCCGATACCGATGGAGAAGAACGACTGACCCAGAGCGGCAAGAATAGCCTTGCCGGACAGCTTGGAGAAGTCGGGCGTCAGGTACCACTTGATGGCGTCAAGCGCCGTGCGTCCGCCTTCGACCTGCGGCGTCATGGTGAGCGAGCGGATCGCCAAAATGACGATCAGGACGGCCAGAATCGGGAGCAGCCACGTGCAGACCGCCTCGACGCCTTTTTTCAGCCCGCGGGCGATGGTGATGCCCAACACGGCGATGACGATCAGGGTGTAGAACGCCAGCTCCAGCGGGTTAGCCATGAAGGCGTTGAAAATCGCCTTCGTGTCGGCAGGCTGAACGCCGGTGAACTTGCCGCACACGGCCAGAACGGAGTAGCGAACCATCCAGCCGATGATGACCAGATAGTACGACAACAGGATCACGCAGGCGATGCAGCCAACCCAGCCGATCAGTGACCACAGGGTCGGTTTGCCGCCTTCCAGCTTGCGCATCGCGAGGATCGGCGTGAGCTTAGTCCGCCGGCCGAGGGCGAACTCGGCGGTGAGCAGAGGCCAACCGATCAACGCGCAGATGATCACGTATACCAGAACGAACGCGCCGCCGCCGTACGTCCCGACCAGATACGGGAAGCGCCAGATGTTTCCTAAGCCGATGGCAAATCCTGCCGCGGCGAAGATGAAACCAATTCGACTGCCCCAACTTTCTCGCTTGGTGTCCGACATGCAAAACATCCTTTCTGTGAAATCGATTGTTCGCCCCGCCGGTCTAGGCCAACCAGAGCGAAATGGCGGGAAAGAAGCGCGTGAAGCGACGTTTTTCTGTCTTTCTGAAGCTAGATGTGGATATTTTCACAAGTCGAGGATAGAAAAAAGCCTTTCAAGCCTACCGCTCGCCCAACGCCGCCGACTCTTCGAGCGCCGTCTTCAGGTGGGAAAGGTCCATCCAGCGGTAGTCCGAATCGGCGTCCTTCGCGGCTGAAAAGCCCTGAAGAGCCATATGGCTGATGCCCATGTCAAGCAGCGCCGCGTCGTCTCCCGACCAGCTCTTTTCCCGGGACAGGATCACCGACCGGTACGGGCTTCTGTTGAGCCGGTTGTTGGCCGCCAGTGGGGCTGTGACGAGGAAGTATCCCTGATCGATCAGTTCGCGAGCCCGGGTCAGCACGTCCAGCGGGGTGCCTTTTACCAGCTCCGTCGGGGCAAGCGCGGCCTCCGCGGCGTCCGGGTTGTTTGTAAGAATCAGGATCACGGCGTTTCAGTCCTTTCAGAGGGAGGAGAAGGAAGCGGAGCCGAAGGGGGCTGGCCCCGCTTCCGGTTGGGCTTGAGGCGTTACGCTTTAAAAATCGTCTGTTGCGAGATCGGCGTCGTCATCGCTTCGAGTGCTTTTTCAAGCAGACGGCGACGGGTCTTCTTGTCGGCTTCCGGGCTGATTTCCGGCGAGCCTACCGGGTGAGGAATGGCGATACCGGGGACGATTCGGTTGCTGCCGACGGTCTTCATAATCGGGACGATCGTGGCGATCTGAACCACCGGGATCCCTGCTGCCTTTTCGATTTCGCGTGACATCGATGCGCCGCATCGAGTGCAGGATCCTCAGGTGGAGGTCAGAATGGCGGCGTCGACCCCTGCGGCTTTCAGCTCCGGGCCGATCTCCTGCCCGAACTTCTCAGCCCAGGCGACGGCCGTGCCGGTGCCGGTGGTGCAGTACACGTACTTGTACAGCTTGCCGATCTTGCCCTCTTTTTCCAGCTCTCTCATCTCGTCGAGCGGAAGGACCACGTCCGGGTCGGCGTTGGCCCAGACGGTGTCGTAACCGCCGTGAATGGACTCGTAGTTCTCGTTCGTCAGGTCGTCCAAGCCGGAAACGTCGTACCGGCCGAAGCTCTCGGCTGAGGACACGCGGATCTTGTCCGGGTTGCCCTTCGGGACGATGCCGCCGGAGGTGATGAGGGCGATCGTCGCCTTGGTGATGTCCTTGACTGGCGGGCAGGGCGGGATCTTTTTGAACGTGGGCATCTCGTACTCGGTCTGGAACGGCCGGCCTTCGATTTTCGCCAGAAGCATTTCAAGCCCGCGGGTGGCGCCGTTCTTCTCGTGGAAGAACACCCGGCGGCGGCCCTGATGGATGTACCCTTCTTCGGCGGCCGGGCCGAGGGTCTCTTTCTTGAGCAACTTGAGGGTCAGCCGGGCGATGCCCTGGGCGGCGTCCTTCATGCCCCGGGCGCTGTCGGCGGCCTTGACGATGTACACCTGTTTGCTGAACGACTCGGCGCCGGGGTTTTCCGGGTACAGGGCCGTGACGGCCGGGATGCCCAGCTTTTCCTTCACGGTCGCGCAGACATCGCCGCAGGCCATGCCGTAACGGCCGGCGAAGAAGCCGGGGCCCGCCACGAGGGCGTCGGGCTTGCAGTCGGAGACCATCTTGAGGATCGTCGCCTTTGCCTCGTCGTTGTGCTCGTTAAAGTAGTTGTCGCCGCAGATCACCGTGCCGACGATCTCGGCTTCGGCGCCGAAGGCGGCCTGAAGGGCCGCGCCGGGGCCGACCTTGCCCTGGCGGAACTCGGGGGCGACGTGCGCCATTTCCTCTCCGCCGATGCCGGCGTAGAACTGGTTAATATAGTGGACGATACGGAATGTCATGGCTGAAACCTCCTCGCTTCGCCCTTAGACCCACAGAGAACCGGATCTGTTGTAGCCCGTCTCCACGGTGGAGGCGATGATCGACTGAAGCTCCACGTACATGGATCCGTCGGGACGCAGGCTTTCGGCCGCGCCGCCGGAAACGTGGGCGATCGACTCGATGTAGCCGATGACCTTGTCCATGGCCGGAACTTCGATCATCTCGTTCACGTTGCCGCAGGAGACGAACGCCGTCAGGTTGGGCGTCGCGTCGGCCAGGCCTTGGCTCGCGCCGTCGGTTCCCGACGCCTCGTCGGCGATGACCACCGTGCGCATGCCCAGAGCCTCGCATTTGTCCACGTTCATGCACAGGTCCGTGTCAGGGTTGCCGTAGCCTTCCTCGGTGATGATGACGCCCTTGGCGCCCAGCTCCTTGGCCAAGCGGGCGTTAAAGGACGAGGCCCGCTCCTTGCCGGCCAGAACGACCGACTCCTGAGTGGGGATCATGCCCAAGAAGTTGATCGTCTTGCCGTGAGCCTTGTACAGCTGGGAGATCACCGGGTCGTGAACGTGGTGCCACGTCGTCGTCTTGTCGCAGGCGGACACGCAGTTGCCCGACACCATGGCGCCGTCCAGCACCTCGTTCGGGTGGAGCAGCGTCGGCAGGCAGTGCTTCAGGTCCACGCCGTACACGTAGGTGTCGTGCAGCAGCCCTTGAGTGATGCACATGCACAGGTGAACGACCGGCGGAAGATCCGGGTACTTGGCTAGCTCTTCGGCCACTGTGCCCTTCTCGTACACCTCTGTCTCGTCCACCGCCGCGCCCTTGCACTGCTCGGCGATCCACTCGGCCGCCTTCAGTCCGGCGACCCGCATGGCTTCCTCATACTGGTGCTTTTCGAGGTTTTCGACCGGCGCGGCCAGCAGGACCACGTTGTACAGTCCGGCGAACGGGCTGAACTTGGCCGCCGGGCCGGTCATGTCGATGAAGCCCTCCTGGAACGCCATGATGGGACCGACCGTCACGACGGCTGCGCCGTCCAGAGCGAGAGTGACGCCGTTCCCGACCGTTTCATTTGGCCCGATCACCGAAGCGTAATAGCTTTCTCCGCCCTCCAGCTTGACCCGCGGTTCGATCACGTCCTTGACAGGAATAATCCGGACCGATTCGCCGGGACGGGCCAGATCGGCGTCCCACTTCGTAATCCGATCGTCGGCAAGAGCTTCGAGCAGCGCGGCCTTGTCCACGTACAGGACGTGGTCTTCGACGCGCGTCGGGCTCCCCCACTGCAGACCGGAGATCTTAGCCTTCCGAAGTTCCAGTCTCATGTCTCGCGCCTCCTTCTTATAACTTATAAGAATGAAAATAAACAGCTTACGCAACATTTCTTCTGCGTTTTGACTAGTATAAAAAAAGGTGAGCGATGCTTCATCGGTCTAAAGAAACAGAAGTGCAGTAAAAGCTCCGCTGAAAAATGTATTTTTTGCACAAAAAAGTGACTCTTGCCCAGTTCCCCCTCGGGGGATACTATTAAAAAAACTGCAAAATCTTTTGAGATAGAAAATAAAACGCTGTATTTTAAAGGCCTATCGAAAGGGGAGGGCGCTGCTGTGGCCAGTTGGAAAAGCGAGAGCGAGAAAGTCCTGTCTGGCTGTGCACAGGAAATAGCACGGTCGACAGCTGGAATCGTAGGGTATGACGTCATCATTACCGATATGAAAGGGATCATTATCGGCGCGAGTCGTGCGGAACGCCTTGGCTGCCACCACGAGGCGTCCGACGAGGTCATTCGGACCGGCCATTCGTCGGCCACCAGCGCCGAAGTGGCTGCAACGATGTCCGGCACGCTGCCGGGGGTGACGCACCCGATCGCCTCGCTCAACGGAACGGTGGTAGGGACCATGGCGATTACCGGCGAGCCGGAGGCGGTTCAGCCGTTCGCCTTGATCGTGCGAAAGCAGATAGAAATTCTCCTGCGGGAGCAGGAGCGGTTCGCCCTGACGGTGAACCGGGAGAGTTCCCTACAGGATCTGGTGCAGGAAATGGTCTCGTTCGCCAAGGGAGACGGGGACGAGGAAGCGTTGGCTGCCCGGGCTGGGTCGTACGGCATCGACGCGCGGTGGTATTACCTGCCGCTGTCGGCCGAGCTGTACCAGCTGGGGCGCATCGCCGCCGGCGCGACCGGCATGGGGCGGGAGGTCGCCGAGCAGGAGATTTATCGTCTCAAGGCTGACGTGTTGGTCGAGATTCGGGCGGCGTTCGGCGACCGGCGGGCCCTGTGCACCGGCACGGTGGCCGGTCGGTTCGCGGTCTTCTGGCCGCTGGGGTCCGAGCCGGACGAGGAAGCCATCGAGGAAGCGGTGAACCGAGGGCGTCAGCTTGTAGATCGGCTGGGAAGCCGCGGACATAAGATAGCCATAGGGTTCGGCAACCCGGCTCGGGGGATTCGGGCTGTGGCCCAGTCGTACCGGGACGCCGGCCGGGCTCTGGCGATGGGCAAAAAGCTCCGCCGCGGCCCGGGGGTGTATCGGATCAACGAGTTCCGCATCGAAGAGCTTTTGTCGCTAGTCGACCGGCGCAACCGCTCCCGGTTTGCCGCGCCGATCACGTCGCCCCTTCGGGCTCAGTCCGACTGGGAGGACCTGAAAAA
This is a stretch of genomic DNA from Jonquetella anthropi DSM 22815. It encodes these proteins:
- a CDS encoding sodium-dependent transporter produces the protein MSDTKRESWGSRIGFIFAAAGFAIGLGNIWRFPYLVGTYGGGAFVLVYVIICALIGWPLLTAEFALGRRTKLTPILAMRKLEGGKPTLWSLIGWVGCIACVILLSYYLVIIGWMVRYSVLAVCGKFTGVQPADTKAIFNAFMANPLELAFYTLIVIAVLGITIARGLKKGVEAVCTWLLPILAVLIVILAIRSLTMTPQVEGGRTALDAIKWYLTPDFSKLSGKAILAALGQSFFSIGIGIATAIVYGSYLHDDSDIPQDSIMIITLDTGFALLAGVVIFPALFCYGMDVGSGPSLLMETMPVIFGQMAGGTLWGALFFFLVAVAGFTSAIGYLEAPVASFAEYFHVDRKKMTWIVLAIIFVLSIPSILSQSVWGGVKLHGKIIFDFADWLSGDIMMPVDALLISLYVAFVWKFREYQLEANQGAKTFARVPSILQPWMYVLPFVLAFILYRGI
- the pepF gene encoding oligoendopeptidase F translates to MEDSKKKIAPAFDRRSDVPQEFCWRLEDLFAAPADWEKAAARVEELSKELAARRGRVMESSRSLLETLKLEEEMDGLLARVYQYAHCRSHEDMSDPKGKDLSQKATALAVRAAEATSFLEPEMLAAPREQVERWLDEPELSVYRLSFLRLWRAESHVLPSEQEAILAAMGEVAGGPEEIFSQLTDADLTFPSVQDEEGRTAALTQESYGRYIQSPSRSVRQAAFTGLHGTFAKYGNALAAAYGSHVKSDRVFARLRRYKSPLEAALFDSEVPVTVYRGLIDAVHRGLPALAGYVSLKKRLLGVEPIRMWDLYAPVEGTLAREWSFDQAVSLVEEALAPLGPEYGAALHTALTDRWIDRYENKGKRSGAYSWGSWGCHPFMLLNYGGTFRDVSTLAHEAGHSMHSWFSHKSQPQVYSDYVIFVAEVASTVNETLLCEHMLARTSDPSEQVFLLSNQLEAMRQTIYRQALFAEFEERAHDADAAGQALTPELLGSIWTELNTAYYGAEVGSTEGLSVEWSRIPHFYGSFYVYQYATGMAAAVALADRILHDPHGAEDYFTLLRGGCSADPVTLLRRAGVDMERDAVDRALAVFAEKTDQLARLTDR
- a CDS encoding nitroreductase family protein, encoding MELHEKDVISAILGRRSCRAFDGAPVSEEEIQTLLACGCAAPSAKNLKSCHFVTVEDKPTLTALQEAYGPGIAVADASLAVAVCVDVPDYESRSGFRDGTWMEDGAAAMQNLLLAARALGLEGVWLQVANRSPREERITPILRLPDGVRVLAVAVLGRCAAGKARTGADESRVHRGPGSWIKG
- a CDS encoding glycine/sarcosine/betaine reductase component B subunit, translated to MRLELRKAKISGLQWGSPTRVEDHVLYVDKAALLEALADDRITKWDADLARPGESVRIIPVKDVIEPRVKLEGGESYYASVIGPNETVGNGVTLALDGAAVVTVGPIMAFQEGFIDMTGPAAKFSPFAGLYNVVLLAAPVENLEKHQYEEAMRVAGLKAAEWIAEQCKGAAVDETEVYEKGTVAEELAKYPDLPPVVHLCMCITQGLLHDTYVYGVDLKHCLPTLLHPNEVLDGAMVSGNCVSACDKTTTWHHVHDPVISQLYKAHGKTINFLGMIPTQESVVLAGKERASSFNARLAKELGAKGVIITEEGYGNPDTDLCMNVDKCEALGMRTVVIADEASGTDGASQGLADATPNLTAFVSCGNVNEMIEVPAMDKVIGYIESIAHVSGGAAESLRPDGSMYVELQSIIASTVETGYNRSGSLWV
- a CDS encoding GrdX family protein, which encodes MILILTNNPDAAEAALAPTELVKGTPLDVLTRARELIDQGYFLVTAPLAANNRLNRSPYRSVILSREKSWSGDDAALLDMGISHMALQGFSAAKDADSDYRWMDLSHLKTALEESAALGER
- a CDS encoding M20 family metallopeptidase, which produces MISQNVIDKAAVSAKELFCHLHRHPELSWGEVETTDRLCAQMNALGIRILRRGVGKAGTGLIAQIDGERPGPVVALRADIDALPVRENSGVPYPSERDGVMHACGHDAHTSILTGAAAVLQSMRHDLTGSVRLIFQPAEESGYESGAVPMIQAGALDGVSAIFGLHVWALLPMGTIGWRSGAIMASADIWEVTVTGKGGHGSEPQTAIDPTVAAGAMIGALQSIVSREIDPREAAVVSIGRLNGGTAINIIPQDCFMAGNVRTTTRELREAMEEKFRRILNGLAEAYRCKVQLKWTPIYPVTVNDPDACRFFVSCLTDAGLGDRLSETPIILGSEDFSYYGQKIPANFCFLGMGTKHPHHSPEFRVDPEVIPLGIRVMAELGLGWGRKN
- a CDS encoding glycine/betaine/sarcosine/D-proline family reductase selenoprotein B — encoded protein: MTFRIVHYINQFYAGIGGEEMAHVAPEFRQGKVGPGAALQAAFGAEAEIVGTVICGDNYFNEHNDEAKATILKMVSDCKPDALVAGPGFFAGRYGMACGDVCATVKEKLGIPAVTALYPENPGAESFSKQVYIVKAADSARGMKDAAQGIARLTLKLLKKETLGPAAEEGYIHQGRRRVFFHEKNGATRGLEMLLAKIEGRPFQTEYEMPTFKKIPPCPPVKDITKATIALITSGGIVPKGNPDKIRVSSAESFGRYDVSGLDDLTNENYESIHGGYDTVWANADPDVVLPLDEMRELEKEGKIGKLYKYVYCTTGTGTAVAWAEKFGQEIGPELKAAGVDAAILTSTUGSCTRCGASMSREIEKAAGIPVVQIATIVPIMKTVGSNRIVPGIAIPHPVGSPEISPEADKKTRRRLLEKALEAMTTPISQQTIFKA
- a CDS encoding DMT family transporter, coding for MSSLNLSYCLMAALIWASSPLVFRACQSRLPSLAMVALRGAGFVLFGVVSALLTDSPLLLSRWELWFSVAVTILSMGGGEWLYVVAVRDLGPGLAAAVSSTYPIFAGLAAFLFMGERVTVGTAVGTALVIAGLWFLRTQGAVGFSRRGFICALTCAAMSGVSLATSRLAMATGVITSTALIFWKSLVVGAVTTSLWLVLGRRQARTGQARPMDVLLLVTSGVCSLGLGNYLVNLAMRTVSAAVASALGATTPLWAVLLARLLFGDRLSVRQWVGVVGVLVGTVVVDLF